From the genome of Lutzomyia longipalpis isolate SR_M1_2022 chromosome 2, ASM2433408v1, one region includes:
- the LOC129789855 gene encoding hepatocyte growth factor-regulated tyrosine kinase substrate — MFRSSNFDKLLDNATSHLHLEPDWPSIMMICDLIRQNDIGAKQAIMAIKKKMLSPNPHSAMYALILLESVVKNCGSPVHEEISSKANCEMFTNLIKDTPHENVKNKMLELIQCWAYAFRTSQKYRAIKDTMTILKSEGHTFPELKEADAMFTSDTAPDWADGDVCHRCRVAFSFTQRKHHCRNCGQVFCAQCSSKTSTLPKFGIEKEVRVCEACYMQQQQKPIGKPIAGRPSPVDSELPAEYLASSLAQQTQTPPRKTDQELQEEEELQLAIALSQSEAEHHTKVKTTINSSVRSYTKSPSPEAPMKQSLSPTDDPPSDPELSRYLNRNYWEQRQTTTESPASPSAPSSVQSITMVKTTPEDTEIDDFSSTMKTQLEIFVNRMKSNSSRGRSISNDSSVQTLFMNLTSFHSKLLGYIKVMDDKRMWYEQLQDKLAQVKDSRAALDVLRQEHQEKLRRMAEEMERQRQLQMAHKLEIMRKKKQEYLQYQRQLALQRIQEQEREMQLRQEQQKAHYMMGSQAFPYMPPGAPGAPNPHGSPMHQMQNPGVYQQPPYGYNQMARFPPGTNPMYAAPPGQNPQQQQQMAKPPPPGGMLPPQTQQPGQPQQFMTPPQAPMMMMMNPNNPMQGQPGMDMSKGVAGPMGAPPLCQPQDQQIPPGGGAFPGMQPPPQQGQQPGMPPGMAPPGMPQPGPIMTQQHPSMIPSSAPPPHAQQMPPQAQQMPPQAQQLPPQQPQQQQEPANAHGSPTNQPAPPPAPAKVEVNTAELISFD; from the exons ATGTTCCGTTCATCtaattttgataaactttTGG ATAATGCCACGAGCCACCTCCACCTGGAGCCAGATTGGCCGTCAATTATGATGATTTGTGACTTAATCAGGCAGAATGACATTGG GGCAAAGCAGGCAATTATGGCcatcaagaagaaaatgctaTCCCCTAATCCTCATTCAGCTATGTACGCACTGATTCTCCTTGAGAGTGTTGTGAAGAATTGCG GCTCCCCTGTGCACGAGGAGATCTCCAGCAAGGCCAATTGTGAGATGTTTACGAATTTGATAAAAGACACTCCCCATGAGAatgtgaagaataaaatgttggAGCTCATCCAGTGCTGGGCGTATGCTTTCCGGACATCCCAGAAGTACAGGGCTATTAAG GATACGATGACCATTCTCAAGTCCGAGGGACACACCTTTCCGGAACTCAAAGAGGCCGATGCGATGTTCACGTCGGACACAGCTCCAGACTGGGCGGATGGCGATGTGTGCCATCGGTGCCGTGTGGCGTTCTCATTTACTCAACGGAAGCACCACTGTCGCAACTGTGGGCAAGTTTTCTGTGCTCAGTGCTCCTCAAAGACGAGCACTCTGCCGAAGTTTGGCATTGAGAAGGAGGTACGTGTGTGCGAGGCGTGCTacatgcagcagcagcagaaacCAATTGGGAAACCCATTGCTGGACGCCCAAGTCCTGTCGACAGTGAACTTCCGGCTGAATACTTGGCGAGCTCACTTGCACAGCAAACGCAAACACCACCGCGGAAGACGGATCAAGAGTTGCAGGAGGAGGAGGAACTTCAGCTGGCAATTGCTCTGAGTCAATCCGAAGCGGAGCATCACACTAAAGTCAAGACGACGATTAATTCATCTGTTAGGAGCTACACGAAGAGCCCTAGCCCAGAGGCACCGATGAAGCAGAGTTTGAGCCCTACGGATGATCCTCCATCTGACCCGGAATTATCGCGCTATCTCAATCGCAACTACTGGGAGCAGAGGCAGACAACTACAGAGTCTCCAGCGAGCCCCTCTGCCCCAAGTTCTGTGCAGAGTATCACGATGGTTAAGACAACGCCAGAGGATACGGAAATTGATGATTTCTCCAGTACAATGAAGACACAGCTGGAGATCTTTGTGAATCGCATGAAGTCAAATTCAAGTCGTGGCCGGAGCATTTCCAATGATAGCTCCGTGCAGACACTCTTTATGAATTTGACGTCATTCCATTCGAAACTTCTTGGCTACATAAAGGTGATGGACGACAAGAGGATGTGGTATGAGCAGTTGCAGGATAAATTGGCACAGGTGAAGGATTCCCGGGCGGCACTTGATGTGCTTCGGCAGGAGCATCAGGAGAAACTTCGTCGTATGGCTGAGGAGATGGAGCGTCAACGGCAGCTACAGATGGCACACAAGCTGGAGATTATGCGGAAGAAGAAGCAAGAGTACTTGCAGTATCAGCGTCAACTTGCCCTGCAGCGTATTCAGGAGCAGGAGCGGGAAATGCAGTTGCGGCAGGAGCAGCAAAAAGCGCACTACATGATGGGATCTCAGGCATTCCCGTACATGCCACCTGGTGCCCCGGGTGCTCCCAATCCACACGGTTCTCCGATGCATCAAATGCAGAATCCGGGAGTTTATCAGCAACCCCCGTATGGGTACAATCAGATGGCACGTTTTCCACCTGGAACAAATCCCATGTATGCTGCACCTCCTGGACAGAAtccacagcagcagcagcagatgGCTAAACCTCCACCACCGGGAGGAATGCTGCCGCCACAAACGCAGCAACCGGGGCAACCACAGCAATTTATGACGCCCCCACAGGCACccatgatgatgatgatgaatccCAATAATCCAATGC AGGGTCAGCCGGGAATGGACATGAGTAAAGGTGTGGCAGGACCGATGGGAGCACCACCGCTGTGTCAGCCGCAGGATCAGCAAATTCCACCGGGTGGTGGAGCCTTTCCGGGGATGCAACCGCCGCCACAGCAGGGACAACAGCCGGGGATGCCACCAGGAATGGCACCTCCGGGAATGCCTCAACCGGGTCCAATTATGACACAGCAACATCCTTCGATGATTCCTTCTTCGGCACCGCCTCCGCATGCCCAGCAGATGCCCCCACAAGCCCAACAGATGCCCCCACAGGCCCAGCAGCTACCCCCACAGCAGCCACAGCAGCAACAGGAGCCAGCCAATGCCCATGGGAGCCCCACGAATCAACCAGCACCTCCTCCGGCACCTGCAAAGGTCGAAGTGAACACCGCCGAGTTAATAAGCTTTGACTAA